In Euphorbia lathyris chromosome 2, ddEupLath1.1, whole genome shotgun sequence, the sequence tttGACGGAGTGGAgaatcgaacctcaaacctGTCAAGCAAAGGTTCAACGCCTTACCACTTGGACCAACTCTCATTGGCTAATTAattgtttgttttgtgctccgctactttttttctttccattttcaGTTCAAACAgtagaataaaaatgatatacttGTGAAACAACTCTTTATTTGGAAGTGATAATTTGTATAGATTTTTGGTGATCGGATTTCTAAATCTTCTCACGTGTGTAGTTGTTTCCTGGAAAGCAGATGAAACGTCGGTTGTCTGGTGGAGGACTTTATAATGCTAGCAAATAGGGATGTAAATGAGACGAAGATTCTCTGTCCCCGTTGGTGATCCGCTCCGATGGGTATAGGGAATTCCCGATAAAAATCCCCACAGGACGGGATGGGGATAGTTTTGTCCACCACGGGCGGGGATGGAGACAGGTACCCCCGTCCCGTTAATCCTCGATGGGGGATTTCCAACTATTTTCCGtaataattgattttttggatgatttaagtatttttttaattaggtgattggttatttttaatttatggtTTTTTATGGTTTGGAAAATTTAAGAATGATTGTTGATACTTGGTATTATTAGCTACCGATTCTTAAAAGTTTTAAGCATTACTatgttttttaaatataaatggtgattccCCGTGAGGAACGGGGAATGAGGAAAAAAGTTTTGGAACATCTGTAAACGGGGAATTGAGATCCCCGTGGATACGAGGATTCCCCATGGGACGGTGATGGGGACAAATTTGTCCTTGTTTAACTCACGGGGACGGGAATGGGGAATGCCTGACTAGTCGGGGATGGAGATGGGAAGTGCATTCCCCCGTCCCGTCCCGTCCCGCTTACAGCCCTACCAGCAGAGCCGGTCCTGGCAACTTATAAGACCtaggaaaaataaaagataatagTCCCTTATAATAATCAAGAttgtacttaaaagtttaaaatatattataataaatgatAAACAAATTTTATAACTTCATTTCGTATTCAAAAACTAACAACTTAATAAGAGGCTACCATCACCTCTCAAAATTTCATCCATGCTGGACTTCCAAAACACGCAACTCATTCAACTAGTAGTCTTATCTATCCACCTCTCTAAACACAATATATTGAGTACCTATGATGCTGACCACATCTGTTGGCATGTGATGTTTGGACATAGAATCGAGTCCTTGTGAATTGGCGGAGTCAAGTACTCTTATTTTACGACGATAGGGACGATTGCTTCCATTATTGATCCGAAAGACACGTTACCTACTCGTCAACTTGAGGGAGATTTTGTCCCCCATAGAGTGGGATATACCCTCTAGAAAAAGGGTGGTACCTATCTATGTAGTCAGGATAAGGTTTCCTATTTTATGTTATGGCCTTTAAATTCTCTATAATCTAGGGCCATACATTTATTTGTTCGATCAAGTTGGTCGAGTATTCCAAATTCACTGGCACAGCAGGTTGTGGGACTTGGCCTACTGCTGGGTTCTGAGGAAAACTTACGGTAAACTTAGAGTTCTATTGATCACTCTGTTTACAATCAGAGGTCAAAGGTAAGGAAGCTAAAAGGCgtaaaagaagctatttgtaccGCGACACCCTGTTAAGGGACCACTGCATCAGAGTAAGCTGAAAAAGTCCTGTCTATTTctatcttatttattttattttattagtaaaTTAAACTAAAGCGCTAACAAGTAACGTAGTTTCGCGCAACTATCCAGTCCAAATTCCTCATCAAGGCTCAATGATAAATCGACAAATAAGagtaaattacattaaagatATCTGAATTTTACCTTAATTTACACTTTGTACTTGAAATTTACCTCAATGGTAatcaaaagaaagagagaaaaatacgtgaagagagagaaatatcAAATTCAgagataaaaatatatatagtcaCCAAAATGAGGATCATCACAACTTACACATGATATTATTGGAATTGAATAGAGAGAAATCCAAAAGAgggggagagagaaagaaaataataatatttttagaattaattgAAAGGTATGGGTCCCAATTATTTGTGTAAAAATGGTTAAACTCATGTTGATCGGTTATCAAAGTTATTTAATTGTCCGGTCATTTTTCTTTTAGCTATATTTTTAGGACTAAATTAAATTCAGGTATCAAAATATGAACTAAGATAAAATTCAGGTACGATTTGATGTAATTTAACAAACAAATAGTATGAATAAAACCATGAAAATGATATTCTATAAGTACAAAATTAGATTAAGCGAAAGTGTATTTTTCTATAAATACAAGTAAATGAATGAGATTTTGCGTTGAGCCCAAGTAATGCATGAACTGACTTTTCCCCATAAAAGAATGAAGTCTCACTACGGAATTTGACTAGCAGACAAATATCTGGAAAAATCAATATATAGTATATGAATGATACTCTATAAAACAACCTGAGTCTGAGATCCaacataatatatatcaaagatccAAACACAACCTAATCGTTTAATGGCCGACCAAAATGGTGATACAGTAATAAGTTCATATGAACCTGGAGGCACctcaaaaatccaaaaacaggAGGAGAAAAACATAGAAAATGCTGAGAAAACTAGTTCAGTTCCGTTTCAAAAACTGTTTTCTTTCGCAGATTCCTTGGATATCTGGCTAATGGTTATAGGCACAATTGGTGCTGTAGCTAATGGGATAAGTATGCCCTTGATGACCATTTTTCTTGGAGACACAGTTGATGCTTTTGGAGACAACCAGAATAACACTGATGTTGTCCATGTTGTTTCCCAGGTAATTCTAACTTCATTGTTTTTATTTCTTCTCTCATAAATTGCACCAATTGTCACTGAAGTTTAGGGTCAGTTTCATAAAGGTCACCAACTTCATTCACTTAACCCAACTTCATTCAGTTAGCATGCCATGTCATAGGTGAAAGTAGCTCGTTTTCTAAGTAGCTGACACGCAGAGATGGATCCAGCTCAGGACTCGAGGGGTTCTGGTCCAGTGGCCCCTGACTTCACTCTTGAGTAATATTGGTTAGGAACTTGATAGTCCTGCCTAATTTTAGTTTATATTGGCATTTTCGTAGTATAATTTCAATATTAGAGACATGTTTCGTCGTAAGTTCAAGTCTCAATAAAaagttgtataatttttaagaaattaatgttagatttataaaatattaaatatatctaCTTCTTTTGGGCCAAtcacttttaatattttattattcaaCATGCCGAAACCACGAAAATTTAGGATGCTAGAGGATAAGAAAATTTGCTCAGCCCTAACGAGCTACAATTTAGAAATTTCTTCCATTTCCATAAATCTAACAGCAAAGCTAAAATTAACCCTCCATATATAAAATCCTAGATCTACCACTACCGAAACGTTACTATTCCGGTTAATTTTCTCTCCTAATTGGCAAGAGTGACtctattgaaataaaaaagcaACTTTCAATGACTTTAGTGGAAAAAAATGAGGCTTAGTGACTTTTGCAAAATAGACCAAAACTTCAAGTAATCATGGGTGCAATTTTACCGCTTTCTTCTGCCATGGGCTTGAGCCTGCTTGTAAAATTTTCAGGTCTCTCTGAAATTTGTGTATTTGGCAATAGGGTCTGCTGTAGCCTCGTTTCTCCGTAAGTAGTTTAATATTGTTATCTTATATCTATGTTCAAAGAAATTAACTTATCAATCTTCTAGGATTCAGAAACCTGTCTTTATGGTGTTTGTTTGGCAGAGGTTTCTTGCTGGATGGTGGCAGGAGAGAGACAGGCTGCAAGAATAAGGGGTCTGTATTTGAAAACTATACTGAGACAAGACATAGCTTTTTTTGATAAAGAAACAAACACAGGAGAAGTCATTGGCAGAATGTCTGGTGACACTGTACTTATCCAAGATGCTATGGGAGAAAAGGTCTTTTGTTAACAATTTCAAATCATTAACATCATAAATACTTCTTGCTTATGCATTCCTGACATTTATGCAGGTTGGAAAATATATACAACTGTTATCAACATTCATTGCAGGATTTGTGATTGCATTTATCAGAGGCTGGCTTCTTACTCTTGTCATGTTATCCTCAATTCCTCTGCTTGTAATAGCAGGTGCAGTTGTTTCTATCATGATTTCGAAGTCCGCGACACAAGGACAGAATGCTTATGCAAAAGCTGCAGCAGTTGTTGAGCAGACTATCGGCTCCATCAGGACTGTATGTCTATAACAACATCTACAGACTTATTCAGTGACGGATTCAGGATTCACTAACAGAGAGTGTTGAGGTGCTCAGTTAACATCTTTTTGATGTTCAAGCCTCCCGGCTCTCCCTTGATCCATCACTGGACTTGTATGTGCCTGGTAGATTATTCTTCTGTTAGTGAATCTGTATTCTTTCTGTTTTTCTtgcttcaggttgcatcatttACTGGAGAGAAGCAGGCCATAAGAAAGTATAACAAGTTCCTTGTCACTGCTTACAAAGCTGGAGCAAATGAAGGCTTCATTACAGGCTTAGGTGTTGGCCTATCTTCAATGATTGTGTTCGGAAGTTATGCATTGGCAATATGGTTCGGCGGAAAGATGATACTCGAAAAAGGATACACAGGTGGAGAAGTTGTCAATGTGATCATGGCTGTGATGACCGGCTCCACGTAAGACGAAACAGAACATGAATTCATTCATATATATGCAttgttttcttcaattcatCATTAATATACGGATGCTTCAGGTCCCTAGGCCTCGCGTCTCCCTGCATTAGCGCGTTTGCTGCTGGACAAGCTGCAGCTTACAAGATGTTTGAGACCATCAATAGAAAGCCGGAGATTGATGCATATGATCCAAAAGGGAAGATTTTGGATGAAATCCGCGGAGATATAGAGTTGAAAGATGTACATTTCAGCTATCCTGCTAGACCGGATGAACAAATATTCAGCGGATTCTTTCTGTCTATTCCGAGTGGTATAACAGCAGCTTTGGTTGGACAAAGTGGAAGTGGCAAGTCAACAGTTATCAGTCTGATAGAAAGGTTTTATGATCCACAAGCTGGAGAAGTTCTAATTGATGGCATCAACCTTAAAGAGTTTCAGCTTAAATGGATCAGGGAGAAAATTGGACTTGTGAGCCAAGAACCTGTTCTGTTTACAGGCAGTATTAGGGATAACATTGCATATGGGAAAGGCGAAGCAACCACTGAAGATATCAGAGCTGCTGCTGATCTTGCCAATGCTGCTAAATTCATTGATAAACTACCTCAGGTTCTACAAAATTagctatttatgaatttcaagtATGGCCTATTATTTAGTCAATTTGGACCTTAACAAATTTGTATGCAGGGACTAGATACTATGGTTGGTGAACATGGAATTCAGCTATCTGGTGGACAGAAGCAGAGAATTGCAATAGCAAGAGCAATACTTAAAGATCCGCGGATTTTACTTTTAGATGAAGCTACTAGTGCACTTGATGCTGAATCTGAAAAGGTAGTTCAGGATGCACTAAATAGGGTCATGGTCAATCGAACAACCGTTATCGTTGCACATCGTTTGAGTACTATTAAGAATGCTGATATGGTTGCAGTAATTCATCGCGGAAAGATTGTCGAAAAAGGTACATTCTGTTCTTCATCATATCTCTCTAAGTAAGTATCTcaattgttttgtaattttatagCTGAGAATTGATAAAAAGTCTATTGGTTGTTTAGGGTCACATTCAGAACTATTATCGGATCCTGATGGAGCATACTCTCAGCTCATACGGTTACAAGAAGTAACTCAAGATCCAAAACATGATGCAGACAAGCTCATGGTCTCAGAAATTTCTCTGGAATCCATCAGTCAGAGGTCATCTGAATTTGGAGATGAAAACAGTACTAACCATTCATATACTTGCTCTAAAACTTTGCAAGAAGAAACACAAGTTTCTCCTGATAAAAACCAAACACTCGAAGTACCACTGCGCCGCCTTGTATATCTAAACAAGCCTGAGATTCCAGTGCTCATAGCTGGATCCATAGTTGCAGGTATCAGTGGTCTAATTATTCCAATTTATGGTATCCTAATCTCAAGAGTGGTTAAATCATTTTACGAGCCACCTTCTGAACTACGAAAGGATTCGAAGTTTTGGGCAATCATGGTAATGGTACTTGGCATTGTGTCATTGTTAGCTTCTCCAGCACAAATATACTTATTTGCCGTGGCAGGATCCAAGTTGATCCAACGAATCAGATCAATGTGTTTCGAGAAGGTAGTCCATATGGAGGTTGGTTGGTTCGATGAGCCTGAAAACTCGAGTGGTGCAATTGGTTCTAGGCTCTCAGCTGATGCAACACTTGTTCGTGCTCTAACCGGAGATGCATTAGCTCTAATGGTTCAAAACATTGTATCAGCAGCAGCAGGACTTGTTATTGCTTTTATTGCAAGTTGGGAACTGGCTTTAATTATTCTTGTACTAGTTCCTCTCATAGGAGTAAACGGATATCTCGAAATAAAGTTCTTAAAAGGGTTCAGCAAAGATGCAAAGGTTCGTACGCTTTTAATTTATCTCGTAATCAATTTTTCGTGAGTTGTACTAATGCATTATGCACAAATTTTATTGCAGAAGATGTATGAAGAAGCTAGCCAAGTTGCAAGTGATGCAGTTGGGAGCATAAGAACTGTTGCTTCTTTCTGTGCAGAAGATAAGATTATGCAACTATATAAGAAGAAATGTGAAGGGCCTATCAAAACAGGAATAAAGCAAGGCCTCATAAGTGGAATAGGTTTTGGTGTATCTTTCTTCTTTCTGTTCTCTGTTTATGCAACAAGTTTCTATGCTGGAGCTCAACTCGTCGAGCATCGGAAAACGACATTCCAAGATGTATTTCAAGTGAGTATATTGTCTTTATTTCTGAAGTTTTTAAAGCATTTTCGTTTATGTTTCCATTTTTGTTCCTagctatgttttagaaataacgtttccctTGGTGTCCATTTTCGTTTTAGTTTCCGCGCAATATAGACCAATACCTTTAAGCTATTTTATGCCTTCTGGCAGGTTTTCTTTGCTTTGACAATGGTAGCTACGGGAATTTCTCAATCTAGCTCCTTCGCCCCTGATTCCTCCAAGGCGAAAAGTGCTGCTGCCTCCATATTTTCAATCTTAGACCGAAAATCAAAGATAGATCCAAGCAACGAATCAGGATTAGCCTCAGAGAATGTGAGAGGGGATATTGAATTTCAACATGTGAGCTTCAGATATCCTTCTAGACCAGACATTCAAATTTTCCGAGACCTCAGCTTAACTATTCATTCTGGAAAGGTAACTTGTTAGTTCCTAGTACATACATTATCATCTCTTGCAATCAATTaacaaaacaaaacatataTACTTCATTCTTAATTACTAAAATGAAGAATTGCATTACTATGGTTTTTTCTCTCAGACTGTGGCTCTAGTAGGCGAAAGTGGAAGTGGAAAATCGACTGTTATCTCGTTGTTACAAAGATTTTATGATCCAGATTCAGGACATATAACTCTAGATGGAGTTGAAATCCATAAATTCCAACTTAGATGGTTGAGGCAACAGATGGGGCTGGTTAGCCAAGAGCCAGTGTTGTTCAATGACACAATCCGTGCTAACATTGCATATGGAAAGGACGGGAATGCAACAGAAGCAGAAATCATAGCTGCATCAGAATTGGCTAATGCACACAAGTTCATTAGCAGTTTACAACAGGTTTGTTTGTAACTGTGAACAAAGGCCTAACTCGTcccaaaaggtacctcaaagggtgaggattgcctcacatatttaaggagcTACATAGCTTCCTCATTTACCAATGTGGGATGTTTAACACGCCCCCTCACGTCCAATTCATTTGGTGCGTGACGCTAATATCGGGAGCCCCAACATtgaaccatggctctgataccatgtaaacaaAGGTCTAACTTACCCCAAAAGGTACCTCGAAGGGTGAAGATTGtctcacatatttaaggagtCATATAGCTTCATCATTTAGAAATGTGGGATGTTTAACACGCCCCCCTCACGCATCAAATATCAGCGGGATCCCAACATTGAACCATGGCTCTGGTACCATGTAAACAAAGGCTTAACTCAATTTGATTATAAAACAACTTAAGGATCATGTAATAGATTTGGATGGTGTTTAATATGGGGTGTAAAATGCAGGGGTACGATACGATTGTGGGAGAGCGAGGAGTCCAAATGTCAGGCGGGCAGAAGCAGCGGATAGCCATAGCTCGAGCAATCGTGAAGAGTCCGAAGATATTGCTGTTAGATGAGGCTACAAGTGCATTAGATGCTGAGTCTGAAAGAGTGGTTCAAGATGCATTAGACAGAGTTATGGTGAATAGAACTACAGTTGTAGTGGCTCATAGATTATCAACAATTAAGAATGCAGATGTTATTGCTGTGGTTAAAAATGGGGTTATTGTTGAGAAGGGAAGGCATGAAGCTTTGATCAACATCAAAGATGGCTTTTATGCTTCCTTAGTGGCAATTCAAACCACTGCCTCTGCTGCTTCATGAAAACATTAcattttccttttactttatagagttatatttttttatgtatacATTTTTTTGGTGATGAATAAACATGAGAAAGTATTGAATAAGAAGTAGATAAACTCCACATTTACCAGGTTCCTAGTAATTAATGCAGATTGGATAGGCATGAATTTAAAACTTAAACCATTAACCATTTAAAATCTAAATCATTTTCCTTCTTAATAAAGGGATGCAAG encodes:
- the LOC136217206 gene encoding ABC transporter B family member 11-like isoform X2, which encodes MVAGERQAARIRGLYLKTILRQDIAFFDKETNTGEVIGRMSGDTVLIQDAMGEKVGKYIQLLSTFIAGFVIAFIRGWLLTLVMLSSIPLLVIAGAVVSIMISKSATQGQNAYAKAAAVVEQTIGSIRTVASFTGEKQAIRKYNKFLVTAYKAGANEGFITGLGVGLSSMIVFGSYALAIWFGGKMILEKGYTGGEVVNVIMAVMTGSTSLGLASPCISAFAAGQAAAYKMFETINRKPEIDAYDPKGKILDEIRGDIELKDVHFSYPARPDEQIFSGFFLSIPSGITAALVGQSGSGKSTVISLIERFYDPQAGEVLIDGINLKEFQLKWIREKIGLVSQEPVLFTGSIRDNIAYGKGEATTEDIRAAADLANAAKFIDKLPQGLDTMVGEHGIQLSGGQKQRIAIARAILKDPRILLLDEATSALDAESEKVVQDALNRVMVNRTTVIVAHRLSTIKNADMVAVIHRGKIVEKGSHSELLSDPDGAYSQLIRLQEVTQDPKHDADKLMVSEISLESISQRSSEFGDENSTNHSYTCSKTLQEETQVSPDKNQTLEVPLRRLVYLNKPEIPVLIAGSIVAGISGLIIPIYGILISRVVKSFYEPPSELRKDSKFWAIMVMVLGIVSLLASPAQIYLFAVAGSKLIQRIRSMCFEKVVHMEVGWFDEPENSSGAIGSRLSADATLVRALTGDALALMVQNIVSAAAGLVIAFIASWELALIILVLVPLIGVNGYLEIKFLKGFSKDAKKMYEEASQVASDAVGSIRTVASFCAEDKIMQLYKKKCEGPIKTGIKQGLISGIGFGVSFFFLFSVYATSFYAGAQLVEHRKTTFQDVFQVFFALTMVATGISQSSSFAPDSSKAKSAAASIFSILDRKSKIDPSNESGLASENVRGDIEFQHVSFRYPSRPDIQIFRDLSLTIHSGKTVALVGESGSGKSTVISLLQRFYDPDSGHITLDGVEIHKFQLRWLRQQMGLVSQEPVLFNDTIRANIAYGKDGNATEAEIIAASELANAHKFISSLQQGYDTIVGERGVQMSGGQKQRIAIARAIVKSPKILLLDEATSALDAESERVVQDALDRVMVNRTTVVVAHRLSTIKNADVIAVVKNGVIVEKGRHEALINIKDGFYASLVAIQTTASAAS
- the LOC136217206 gene encoding ABC transporter B family member 11-like isoform X1, with the translated sequence MVIGTIGAVANGISMPLMTIFLGDTVDAFGDNQNNTDVVHVVSQVSLKFVYLAIGSAVASFLQVSCWMVAGERQAARIRGLYLKTILRQDIAFFDKETNTGEVIGRMSGDTVLIQDAMGEKVGKYIQLLSTFIAGFVIAFIRGWLLTLVMLSSIPLLVIAGAVVSIMISKSATQGQNAYAKAAAVVEQTIGSIRTVASFTGEKQAIRKYNKFLVTAYKAGANEGFITGLGVGLSSMIVFGSYALAIWFGGKMILEKGYTGGEVVNVIMAVMTGSTSLGLASPCISAFAAGQAAAYKMFETINRKPEIDAYDPKGKILDEIRGDIELKDVHFSYPARPDEQIFSGFFLSIPSGITAALVGQSGSGKSTVISLIERFYDPQAGEVLIDGINLKEFQLKWIREKIGLVSQEPVLFTGSIRDNIAYGKGEATTEDIRAAADLANAAKFIDKLPQGLDTMVGEHGIQLSGGQKQRIAIARAILKDPRILLLDEATSALDAESEKVVQDALNRVMVNRTTVIVAHRLSTIKNADMVAVIHRGKIVEKGSHSELLSDPDGAYSQLIRLQEVTQDPKHDADKLMVSEISLESISQRSSEFGDENSTNHSYTCSKTLQEETQVSPDKNQTLEVPLRRLVYLNKPEIPVLIAGSIVAGISGLIIPIYGILISRVVKSFYEPPSELRKDSKFWAIMVMVLGIVSLLASPAQIYLFAVAGSKLIQRIRSMCFEKVVHMEVGWFDEPENSSGAIGSRLSADATLVRALTGDALALMVQNIVSAAAGLVIAFIASWELALIILVLVPLIGVNGYLEIKFLKGFSKDAKKMYEEASQVASDAVGSIRTVASFCAEDKIMQLYKKKCEGPIKTGIKQGLISGIGFGVSFFFLFSVYATSFYAGAQLVEHRKTTFQDVFQVFFALTMVATGISQSSSFAPDSSKAKSAAASIFSILDRKSKIDPSNESGLASENVRGDIEFQHVSFRYPSRPDIQIFRDLSLTIHSGKTVALVGESGSGKSTVISLLQRFYDPDSGHITLDGVEIHKFQLRWLRQQMGLVSQEPVLFNDTIRANIAYGKDGNATEAEIIAASELANAHKFISSLQQGYDTIVGERGVQMSGGQKQRIAIARAIVKSPKILLLDEATSALDAESERVVQDALDRVMVNRTTVVVAHRLSTIKNADVIAVVKNGVIVEKGRHEALINIKDGFYASLVAIQTTASAAS
- the LOC136217206 gene encoding ABC transporter B family member 11-like isoform X3, giving the protein MIVFGSYALAIWFGGKMILEKGYTGGEVVNVIMAVMTGSTSLGLASPCISAFAAGQAAAYKMFETINRKPEIDAYDPKGKILDEIRGDIELKDVHFSYPARPDEQIFSGFFLSIPSGITAALVGQSGSGKSTVISLIERFYDPQAGEVLIDGINLKEFQLKWIREKIGLVSQEPVLFTGSIRDNIAYGKGEATTEDIRAAADLANAAKFIDKLPQGLDTMVGEHGIQLSGGQKQRIAIARAILKDPRILLLDEATSALDAESEKVVQDALNRVMVNRTTVIVAHRLSTIKNADMVAVIHRGKIVEKGSHSELLSDPDGAYSQLIRLQEVTQDPKHDADKLMVSEISLESISQRSSEFGDENSTNHSYTCSKTLQEETQVSPDKNQTLEVPLRRLVYLNKPEIPVLIAGSIVAGISGLIIPIYGILISRVVKSFYEPPSELRKDSKFWAIMVMVLGIVSLLASPAQIYLFAVAGSKLIQRIRSMCFEKVVHMEVGWFDEPENSSGAIGSRLSADATLVRALTGDALALMVQNIVSAAAGLVIAFIASWELALIILVLVPLIGVNGYLEIKFLKGFSKDAKKMYEEASQVASDAVGSIRTVASFCAEDKIMQLYKKKCEGPIKTGIKQGLISGIGFGVSFFFLFSVYATSFYAGAQLVEHRKTTFQDVFQVFFALTMVATGISQSSSFAPDSSKAKSAAASIFSILDRKSKIDPSNESGLASENVRGDIEFQHVSFRYPSRPDIQIFRDLSLTIHSGKTVALVGESGSGKSTVISLLQRFYDPDSGHITLDGVEIHKFQLRWLRQQMGLVSQEPVLFNDTIRANIAYGKDGNATEAEIIAASELANAHKFISSLQQGYDTIVGERGVQMSGGQKQRIAIARAIVKSPKILLLDEATSALDAESERVVQDALDRVMVNRTTVVVAHRLSTIKNADVIAVVKNGVIVEKGRHEALINIKDGFYASLVAIQTTASAAS